A stretch of the Candidatus Binatus sp. genome encodes the following:
- the rpsF gene encoding 30S ribosomal protein S6 — translation MRRYETIFILRPDSGEPQIKEAIKRYEGIIAAGAGEMIETEEWGSRELAYKIKGERRGFYVRLDYVSPGPVMNEVERNLRISDTVLRYLSVLVDDDADVAKAREELEARNRRIAEAKAAQEARAAALMASREERAEEAPDAPEEIMEAAAEEIAGPEGDREPD, via the coding sequence ATGAGGCGCTACGAAACTATTTTTATTCTCCGCCCTGATTCGGGCGAACCCCAAATCAAGGAAGCCATCAAACGCTACGAGGGTATCATCGCCGCCGGCGCCGGCGAGATGATCGAAACCGAGGAGTGGGGATCGCGCGAGCTCGCCTACAAGATCAAGGGCGAGCGCCGCGGCTTCTACGTTCGTCTGGACTATGTCTCGCCCGGGCCCGTGATGAACGAGGTCGAGCGCAACTTGCGGATCTCCGATACCGTCCTGCGTTACCTGTCGGTGCTGGTGGACGACGACGCCGATGTGGCCAAGGCGCGCGAGGAACTCGAGGCGCGCAACCGCCGTATCGCCGAGGCCAAGGCTGCCCAGGAAGCGCGCGCTGCCGCGCTGATGGCCTCGCGCGAGGAGCGGGCGGAGGAAGCACCCGACGCTCCCGAGGAAATAATGGAAGCGGCGGCCGAGGAAATCGCCGGGCCCGAAGGTGACAGGGAACCGGATTGA
- a CDS encoding DUF2232 domain-containing protein, with protein MTRKAVIGMVRAAALAGAFFLAGGAIPMVGGILMMLAPAPIILYAVGRPNPNLRATIAVLLATAFVAILAGSFAGLGYLVSFGLGTGIVCYMLERRSSFEMITAVGAGAMVAASVVAALVVMGGPDALIKTVHDELAQGMARGQELYKLLGTQSALPADTQASVISFTMRLSPAFALLVAASSLLLNLRVFWRWAGPQRLSYSLFGDLSRWSAKEWLVWLLLASGFGLFIPVPAVSDIALNGFICIAAVYFCQGLAIVGFYFQSLSVPSIVRGIIYFVVFAQPFVAALLCVAGVFDMWIDFRRLKPPSAEANNLGDFF; from the coding sequence GTGACGCGCAAGGCGGTTATAGGGATGGTTCGCGCGGCCGCGCTGGCGGGGGCGTTCTTCCTTGCCGGCGGCGCGATACCGATGGTCGGTGGGATTCTGATGATGCTCGCGCCCGCACCAATCATTCTCTATGCGGTCGGGCGTCCCAATCCCAACCTCCGTGCGACTATCGCGGTCCTGCTCGCGACCGCATTCGTAGCGATCCTGGCGGGATCGTTTGCCGGTCTCGGCTACCTGGTGTCGTTCGGCCTCGGCACCGGGATCGTATGCTACATGCTCGAGCGGCGTTCCTCCTTCGAGATGATCACCGCGGTTGGCGCGGGCGCGATGGTTGCCGCTTCCGTGGTGGCGGCGCTGGTGGTCATGGGCGGCCCCGACGCGCTGATCAAGACCGTTCACGACGAACTTGCGCAAGGGATGGCGCGCGGGCAGGAGCTCTACAAGCTGCTCGGGACTCAATCGGCGCTTCCGGCCGATACGCAAGCCAGCGTCATTTCGTTTACGATGCGTCTGTCGCCGGCGTTCGCGCTGCTGGTCGCGGCCAGCTCGTTGCTGCTCAACCTGCGCGTGTTTTGGCGATGGGCCGGGCCGCAACGGCTGAGCTACAGCTTGTTCGGCGATCTTTCTCGATGGTCGGCGAAGGAATGGCTGGTGTGGCTGTTGCTCGCCAGCGGGTTCGGGCTGTTCATTCCGGTCCCGGCGGTAAGCGATATCGCGCTCAACGGCTTCATCTGTATCGCGGCGGTGTATTTTTGCCAGGGACTGGCGATTGTCGGGTTTTATTTTCAGTCGCTCTCAGTTCCGTCGATCGTACGCGGCATAATTTATTTTGTCGTGTTCGCGCAGCCGTTTGTGGCGGCGCTGCTGTGCGTCGCGGGCGTCTTCGATATGTGGATCGACTTCCGGCGGCTCAAGCCCCCCAGCGCGGAAGCGAACAACCTGGGCGATTTCTTCTAA
- a CDS encoding single-stranded DNA-binding protein — protein sequence MTGNRIELEGRLLNQPAVRITPAGTPVLRFTVDCGAPGEELRLGIVMTGESALAAKQLLAPGRQVKVIGRMRTLKGSLKTDTGFEVVAASIERSE from the coding sequence GTGACAGGGAACCGGATTGAGCTCGAAGGCCGGCTGCTCAATCAGCCCGCAGTCCGCATCACCCCGGCAGGCACGCCTGTACTGCGCTTCACCGTCGATTGCGGCGCGCCCGGCGAGGAACTGAGACTCGGGATCGTGATGACCGGTGAATCCGCGCTGGCGGCGAAACAACTGCTGGCGCCAGGCCGCCAGGTTAAGGTGATCGGAAGGATGAGAACATTAAAGGGCAGCTTGAAGACAGACACCGGGTTCGAAGTCGTAGCTGCGTCGATCGAGCGAAGTGAATAG
- the rpsR gene encoding 30S ribosomal protein S18 yields the protein MADEERSERGGDRPRTEGGEGRGRYGAPRPEGERGEGRGGEGRGGGMRRGRPGGRRKVCRFCADKTLKVDYKDVRTLGSFITEGGKIVPSRTSGNCAKHQRQLAVAIKRARVLALLPFSTLGA from the coding sequence ATGGCTGACGAGGAAAGATCTGAAAGAGGCGGCGACCGGCCGCGCACCGAAGGCGGCGAAGGACGCGGACGCTACGGCGCGCCACGCCCCGAGGGCGAACGCGGCGAGGGCCGTGGCGGTGAGGGTCGCGGCGGCGGGATGCGTCGGGGACGCCCCGGTGGACGCCGTAAGGTATGCCGCTTTTGCGCCGACAAGACGCTCAAGGTCGATTACAAGGACGTGCGCACGCTCGGCAGTTTCATCACCGAGGGCGGCAAGATAGTCCCCAGCCGGACCTCGGGCAATTGCGCCAAGCATCAGCGCCAACTTGCGGTGGCGATCAAGCGTGCTCGCGTGCTCGCGCTGCTGCCATTCTCGACGCTCGGAGCCTAG
- the rplI gene encoding 50S ribosomal protein L9 — MQVILNEDLPNLGRTGDVVKVRAGYARNYLLPRKLAVEADQKNLRAFEHQKRTATRRREIKRTDALAVKARIEALALTLTARAGEEGKLFGSVTNIDLERALRENGLDIERRKIHLPEPIKQLGEFTVPVKLDSEVEASLKITVAAQAE; from the coding sequence GTGCAAGTCATACTCAACGAGGATCTTCCCAACCTGGGAAGGACCGGCGACGTGGTCAAGGTCCGCGCCGGTTACGCGCGCAACTATCTGTTGCCGCGCAAGCTCGCGGTCGAGGCGGATCAGAAAAATCTCCGCGCCTTCGAGCATCAGAAGCGGACCGCCACGCGCCGGCGCGAGATCAAGCGCACCGACGCACTCGCGGTCAAGGCCAGGATCGAAGCGCTCGCGCTCACGCTCACCGCGCGCGCCGGCGAGGAGGGCAAACTCTTCGGCTCGGTTACCAACATCGATCTCGAGCGCGCGCTGCGCGAGAATGGTCTCGACATCGAGCGGCGCAAAATTCACCTGCCCGAGCCGATCAAGCAGCTCGGAGAATTCACGGTGCCGGTCAAGCTCGATTCCGAGGTTGAAGCCAGCTTGAAGATTACCGTCGCGGCGCAAGCCGAATGA
- a CDS encoding glutathione S-transferase family protein produces the protein MIKLYDFLSCPYGQKVRIVMAEKALTYELVAVDLAQHENRKPDFLRLNPFGRVPVLVDDDTTIYDSTIINEYLEDEYPEPPVLPPIGSSAMRSRARLFEDFADTSFTPPVGQLIAEVSKPEGDRDQNRVARLHQSVERVLDYLNHELQGNNFLAGEFSVADIGFAPRMLVLNEIGIDVLGNNRGNIDAWIKRMMERPSIRNLQGVVAVPVAGG, from the coding sequence ATGATCAAACTCTACGACTTCCTTTCCTGCCCCTACGGCCAAAAAGTCCGCATCGTCATGGCCGAGAAGGCCCTGACCTACGAACTGGTCGCGGTCGATTTGGCCCAGCATGAAAATCGCAAGCCTGACTTCCTGCGGCTCAATCCGTTCGGACGCGTGCCCGTGCTCGTCGATGACGATACAACGATTTACGATTCGACGATCATCAACGAGTATCTCGAGGACGAGTATCCCGAGCCCCCGGTGCTGCCGCCCATAGGTTCCAGCGCGATGCGCTCGCGGGCGCGCCTGTTCGAGGATTTCGCCGACACTTCGTTCACCCCGCCGGTCGGCCAGCTAATCGCCGAAGTCTCCAAGCCCGAGGGCGATCGCGATCAGAATCGCGTTGCGCGGCTCCATCAGTCGGTCGAGCGCGTACTCGACTACCTCAACCACGAATTGCAGGGCAACAATTTTCTCGCCGGTGAGTTCTCGGTCGCCGACATCGGCTTCGCGCCAAGGATGCTGGTGCTGAACGAAATCGGAATCGACGTGCTCGGCAACAACCGCGGCAACATCGATGCGTGGATCAAGCGCATGATGGAGCGGCCGAGTATCCGCAATCTGCAAGGCGTCGTGGCAGTGCCGGTCGCGGGCGGCTGA